Proteins encoded within one genomic window of Sinorhizobium sp. B11:
- a CDS encoding alpha-glucosidase has product MELPSTSRKAWWHTATVYQVYPRSFADSNGDGVGDLPGITSKLEYLKALGIELIWLSPIYASPMDDGGYDISDYQAVAPEFGTLADFDDLVAQARSRGIGVVLDLVVNHTSDAHPWFVQSRASRQSAYRDYYIWRKPAEGGGPPNKLTSSFGGPAWTLDEQTGEYYLHLFSRRQPDLNWANPDVRHEIYQMMNWWLERGIAGFRMDVIDYIGKQVDQNIVTDGPHLHDYLQEMNRATFGSRDVITVGETWSATPGSALLYSGRARQELSMVFQFEHVTQQWDEIYGKWRSRPFDLVKLKSILGKWQYALAEDGWNSLFWGNHDLPRAVSKYGDVKGYPVESAKMLATVLHLLKGTPFVYQGEEIGMTNAPFTKIEQYRDIETLNMHRLHLEAGLSPEDFIRGANENGRDNARTPMQWSSGANAGFTTGIPWIDVNENYVAINAEVAMSDEHSIWNHYRRLILLRKSHPIIVYGRFQSFLDQHPDIFAYTRTLDEQRLTVLANFSARTITLDLPNELQGSGRCLISNYDPVHKVDATMEFRPYEVFAILAQSRS; this is encoded by the coding sequence ATGGAATTACCTTCAACGAGCCGCAAGGCGTGGTGGCACACGGCGACCGTCTATCAGGTCTATCCCCGCAGCTTCGCCGACAGCAACGGAGACGGCGTAGGCGACCTGCCCGGCATCACGTCCAAGCTTGAATATCTCAAGGCACTCGGCATAGAACTGATCTGGCTATCGCCCATCTATGCGTCGCCGATGGACGACGGTGGCTATGACATTTCCGATTACCAGGCTGTCGCGCCGGAATTCGGAACGTTGGCCGATTTTGACGACCTCGTTGCGCAGGCCCGTTCGCGCGGCATCGGCGTTGTCCTCGACCTCGTTGTCAATCACACCTCCGATGCCCATCCCTGGTTCGTCCAATCGCGCGCATCAAGACAGAGCGCCTATCGCGACTATTACATATGGCGCAAGCCCGCCGAGGGCGGTGGTCCACCAAACAAGCTGACCTCGTCTTTTGGGGGACCGGCCTGGACGCTGGACGAGCAGACCGGCGAATATTATCTGCATCTCTTCTCGCGCCGGCAACCGGACCTCAACTGGGCCAATCCAGACGTCCGCCACGAGATCTACCAGATGATGAACTGGTGGCTCGAACGAGGGATCGCCGGCTTCCGCATGGATGTCATCGATTATATCGGCAAGCAGGTGGATCAGAACATCGTGACGGACGGGCCGCATCTGCATGACTATCTTCAGGAGATGAACCGGGCGACCTTCGGTAGCCGGGACGTCATAACTGTCGGAGAGACGTGGAGCGCCACGCCTGGCTCCGCGCTGCTTTATTCCGGGCGCGCTCGCCAAGAGCTTTCGATGGTCTTCCAGTTCGAGCACGTGACGCAGCAATGGGACGAGATCTACGGAAAATGGCGCTCCCGACCCTTCGACCTGGTCAAGCTCAAATCGATCCTCGGCAAGTGGCAGTATGCGCTGGCCGAGGATGGCTGGAACTCCTTGTTCTGGGGCAACCATGATCTTCCCCGCGCCGTTTCCAAGTACGGTGACGTGAAGGGTTACCCGGTGGAGTCTGCCAAGATGCTGGCCACGGTCCTGCATCTTCTAAAAGGCACGCCCTTCGTCTACCAGGGCGAGGAGATCGGCATGACCAATGCCCCCTTCACCAAGATCGAACAATATCGCGATATCGAAACGCTTAACATGCACCGGCTTCATCTTGAGGCCGGCCTCTCGCCCGAAGACTTCATCAGGGGCGCAAATGAAAACGGTCGCGATAATGCAAGGACGCCGATGCAATGGAGCTCCGGCGCCAATGCCGGCTTCACCACCGGCATTCCCTGGATTGACGTCAATGAAAATTACGTAGCGATCAATGCCGAGGTCGCGATGTCCGACGAACACTCGATCTGGAACCACTACCGAAGGCTGATCCTGCTCAGAAAATCCCATCCGATCATCGTCTACGGTCGTTTCCAATCCTTTCTCGACCAGCATCCAGACATTTTTGCCTACACCCGTACGCTGGACGAGCAGCGGCTGACCGTACTGGCAAACTTTTCCGCTCGTACCATCACCCTTGATCTGCCGAACGAACTGCAGGGTTCGGGCCGCTGCCTCATCAGCAATTACGATCCGGTCCACAAGGTGGATGCGACAATGGAGTTTCGTCCATACGAAGTCTTTGCGATTCTGGCGCAGAGCAGGTCCTGA
- a CDS encoding RNA polymerase sigma factor, with product MNTAVNDSLQAEVLTLVPAIRRFAYRFERDPADAEDLAQETLSKALGHLDQYTVGTSLKSWCFTIMRNTFLNNVNRRKRHVLVAEVDESLTTTGWCNQEAGLYATQVWSALSTLPLHQKNALLMVLDGLTYEQIAAAFECEMGTAKSRIARARSALAAILGEINPTAAATIPMA from the coding sequence ATGAACACAGCAGTCAACGATTCCCTGCAGGCGGAAGTCCTGACATTGGTTCCTGCAATACGGCGATTTGCCTATCGCTTCGAGAGGGATCCCGCAGATGCCGAAGATCTAGCCCAGGAAACATTGTCGAAAGCATTAGGCCATCTCGATCAATATACCGTCGGGACAAGTCTCAAAAGCTGGTGTTTTACCATCATGAGAAATACGTTCCTCAATAACGTCAACCGCCGCAAACGCCATGTCCTTGTTGCTGAAGTCGACGAGAGCTTGACGACAACCGGATGGTGTAATCAGGAGGCCGGACTGTATGCAACGCAAGTCTGGTCGGCGCTCTCCACCCTCCCGCTTCACCAGAAGAACGCACTGCTGATGGTCCTTGACGGCCTCACCTACGAGCAGATCGCGGCTGCATTCGAGTGTGAAATGGGCACGGCAAAGAGCCGAATCGCGCGCGCAAGATCCGCGCTGGCAGCGATACTGGGTGAGATAAATCCTACGGCTGCGGCAACAATTCCAATGGCATAG
- a CDS encoding EAL domain-containing protein, with protein MTAVADKRCWHDADFFETFETPGLRLRSDGSIVAFSGPAVPFFAGRLQVGAMLDDVLAGCEKSGLIKAGSTGSIMAAVAGGHERHLFEMGDGRTILMEFGESHAGRSLRFVDVSYVVEMTGSQQRDLLTGLASRAALLRRLSELGDGTSSGQGSAVLYVDLDRFKAVNDTLGHAVGDLLLKRVGDRIAKMIGPGDLLARVGGDEFALVQGSGNQPEAAQSLAARIIEIVSRTYLIGGHSVQIGASVGISLNDDAPDEVIRKADLALFKAKSDGKGTYHLFSAALDDEAQRRRELEVALRRALVLKEFSVVYQPQYRIEGKVLVGFESLVRWSTSDRGPISPIEFIPLAEEVGMIDQLGQWVLRTACTEAAGWPDELTVAVNLSPVQLRNSGLISVVASALAFSGLPPSRLDLEITEGALIEDADLTLSILRELKAMGIRISIDDFGTGYSSLSYLQKFPFDKIKIDRSFITTLETNTDSAAIVRAVTALGASLGMVTIAEGVETEDQLRLVARDGCTQAQGYLTGRPLSASDATSLAKATKG; from the coding sequence ATGACTGCTGTTGCTGACAAGAGATGCTGGCACGACGCCGACTTCTTTGAAACCTTCGAAACGCCCGGATTGAGGCTCCGATCGGATGGCAGCATCGTGGCCTTCAGCGGTCCGGCTGTCCCGTTCTTCGCCGGGCGACTTCAAGTCGGCGCAATGCTGGATGACGTCCTGGCAGGCTGTGAGAAAAGCGGTCTTATCAAGGCCGGCTCCACAGGATCGATCATGGCTGCGGTCGCGGGCGGTCACGAGCGCCACCTCTTCGAAATGGGGGACGGCAGGACCATCCTGATGGAATTCGGCGAAAGTCATGCGGGCCGTAGCCTGCGGTTCGTGGATGTCTCCTATGTGGTGGAAATGACCGGCAGTCAGCAGCGAGATCTCCTGACCGGTCTCGCCAGCCGCGCGGCCCTGCTGCGCAGGCTTTCTGAACTCGGTGACGGCACGAGCTCCGGTCAAGGATCGGCTGTGCTCTATGTCGATCTCGACAGGTTCAAGGCGGTCAATGATACGCTCGGTCATGCAGTCGGTGACCTGCTTTTAAAGCGTGTCGGCGACCGCATCGCCAAGATGATCGGGCCAGGCGATCTTCTGGCTCGCGTCGGCGGCGATGAATTTGCCCTTGTGCAGGGCTCGGGCAACCAGCCAGAGGCGGCCCAGTCGCTTGCGGCTAGAATCATCGAAATCGTCAGCCGCACCTACCTCATCGGGGGCCATTCGGTGCAAATCGGAGCCAGCGTAGGTATCTCTCTGAACGACGATGCGCCAGATGAGGTGATCCGCAAGGCCGATCTTGCATTGTTCAAGGCCAAGTCGGACGGCAAGGGAACCTATCATTTGTTTTCCGCCGCACTCGACGATGAGGCGCAGAGACGCCGGGAGCTTGAGGTGGCGCTCCGGCGCGCTCTCGTGCTGAAGGAGTTTTCGGTCGTCTACCAGCCCCAATACAGGATTGAAGGCAAGGTCCTGGTCGGTTTTGAAAGCCTGGTCCGCTGGTCCACGTCAGATCGCGGTCCGATATCGCCAATCGAGTTCATACCCCTGGCCGAAGAGGTCGGCATGATCGACCAGCTCGGACAATGGGTGTTGCGTACCGCCTGTACCGAAGCGGCCGGCTGGCCGGACGAGCTCACCGTCGCCGTCAACCTCTCACCCGTTCAGTTGAGAAACAGCGGCCTGATTTCCGTCGTGGCGTCCGCATTGGCTTTTTCAGGCCTTCCTCCTTCGCGACTGGATCTGGAAATTACGGAGGGCGCGCTCATAGAAGACGCGGATCTAACCCTCTCCATTCTGCGAGAGCTAAAAGCGATGGGCATCAGGATTTCGATCGACGACTTCGGTACAGGCTACTCGTCGCTGAGCTACTTGCAGAAGTTTCCGTTCGACAAGATAAAGATCGACCGGTCGTTCATCACCACGCTGGAAACGAACACCGACAGCGCGGCAATCGTGCGGGCCGTGACTGCGCTCGGCGCAAGCCTTGGCATGGTGACCATTGCCGAAGGAGTTGAAACTGAAGATCAGCTTCGGTTGGTCGCGCGCGATGGATGCACCCAGGCGCAAGGCTACCTGACCGGACGACCATTGTCGGCAAGCGACGCCACATCTTTGGCAAAAGCAACGAAAGGCTAG
- a CDS encoding BLUF domain-containing protein: MSLYRLAYLSSNRLGREPASFRNEIDRILAASRRNNPAVDVTGALVFSSGFFGQVLEGPQTAVEATFERIQQDPRHGNVALLDCVPIIGRTFGDWSMAYVGSPSISFRSDLVLDPELLTSDALVSTLRSLVLDGVEP, encoded by the coding sequence ATGTCTCTCTACAGGTTGGCTTATCTCAGCTCCAATCGGCTTGGACGCGAACCGGCATCGTTTCGCAACGAAATTGATCGAATACTTGCGGCTAGCCGACGAAACAATCCGGCCGTCGACGTCACCGGTGCCCTCGTTTTCAGCTCCGGCTTTTTCGGACAGGTCCTGGAGGGGCCGCAAACTGCGGTAGAGGCAACCTTCGAGAGGATTCAGCAAGATCCGCGCCACGGCAACGTGGCGCTGCTGGATTGTGTTCCGATCATCGGGCGCACGTTCGGCGACTGGTCCATGGCCTACGTCGGCAGTCCGTCGATCAGCTTCCGGTCGGATCTCGTCTTGGATCCCGAGCTACTAACCAGCGACGCTCTCGTCTCGACGCTGCGTTCACTAGTCCTGGATGGTGTCGAACCGTAA
- a CDS encoding replication initiation protein RepC produces METGNVTTPFGRRPMSLALVRRQQALAEIRADKTVEKWKVFRDASAAKDLLGIQSNSLAVLDALLSFYPDNELRHDGQLIVFPSNVQLSLRAHAMPSSTLRRHLAALVDVGLIVRKDSANGKRYARKDAAGDIENAFGFDLSPLLARAEELAMLAQQVIAERIALRKVKENLTICRRDIRKLISAAVEEGAKGDWQSVESMYVALVSRIPRVPTLPGVSDILDEMRMLKDEVLNRLETQAPQDNMSGNDAQSERHLQNSKTDPSLELEPSSEKEQGGKAEKNRGPRREPLKAFPLGVVLRACPQIGQYGQGGAGIATWRDLMSAAVVVRSMLGVSPSAYQDACEIMGPENAAVAVACILERANMINSAGAYLRDLTKRTERGEFSLGPMLMALLRSQGHGDLRAG; encoded by the coding sequence ATGGAAACCGGAAATGTGACGACGCCTTTCGGGCGGCGGCCGATGTCGCTCGCGCTTGTGAGGCGGCAACAAGCCCTTGCCGAGATCAGGGCAGATAAAACCGTCGAAAAGTGGAAAGTGTTCCGAGACGCTTCCGCGGCCAAGGACCTGCTCGGCATTCAGTCGAACAGCCTTGCCGTCCTCGACGCACTCTTGAGTTTTTACCCTGACAATGAGCTGCGTCACGATGGGCAACTGATCGTCTTTCCCTCAAACGTTCAGCTGTCGTTGCGCGCGCACGCCATGCCAAGCTCCACGCTTCGCCGTCACCTTGCAGCGCTGGTCGACGTTGGCCTTATCGTTCGCAAAGATAGCGCGAATGGCAAGCGCTATGCCCGCAAGGACGCCGCCGGGGATATCGAAAATGCCTTTGGATTCGACCTGTCCCCTCTCCTTGCCCGCGCCGAAGAGCTTGCGATGCTGGCACAGCAGGTCATAGCGGAACGCATTGCGCTCAGGAAGGTCAAGGAGAACCTGACGATTTGCCGGCGCGATATCCGCAAGCTGATCTCGGCTGCGGTGGAAGAAGGGGCTAAAGGCGACTGGCAGTCGGTAGAGAGCATGTACGTTGCGCTGGTCAGCCGAATTCCGCGTGTCCCGACACTACCCGGGGTGTCGGACATCCTCGATGAGATGAGGATGTTGAAGGACGAGGTTCTCAATCGCTTGGAAACACAGGCTCCTCAAGACAATATGAGCGGCAATGATGCCCAGAGTGAGCGGCACTTACAGAATTCAAAAACCGACCCCTCACTTGAACTTGAACCTAGCTCTGAAAAAGAGCAGGGCGGAAAGGCAGAGAAAAATCGGGGCCCTCGGAGGGAGCCGCTAAAGGCATTCCCTCTCGGTGTCGTACTAAGGGCCTGCCCGCAGATCGGTCAGTACGGACAAGGTGGCGCGGGAATAGCAACTTGGCGTGATCTGATGTCGGCGGCGGTCGTGGTGCGATCGATGCTCGGGGTGAGCCCGTCTGCGTATCAGGATGCCTGCGAGATTATGGGTCCCGAAAACGCGGCCGTGGCTGTGGCCTGCATTCTGGAACGCGCGAACATGATCAACTCCGCCGGGGCCTATCTTCGAGACTTGACCAAGCGCACCGAGCGCGGCGAATTCTCCTTGGGGCCGATGTTGATGGCGTTGTTGAGATCTCAGGGACATGGGGATCTGCGGGCAGGCTGA
- the repB gene encoding plasmid partitioning protein RepB: MSRKNLLSSLHGDSATPPPHSRPFMDAGKSKPMTAVSKSLGDLNDRSRRASEIERRLAEGQTVIDLEPQLIEPSFVQDRMGGDISGLVLSIKEQGQHVPILVRPHPEKPGRYQVAFGHRRLRAAFEAGLPVKAVVRDLTDEQLVIAQGQENNERQDLSFIEKARFAARLKEDFSREVIMSAMSLDKSTLSIMLQIVDLLPAELVEAIGPAPGVGRPNWQQLAALMDKVEEPSEVCTYAEGLGHLASEERFRQTLAHLKPINVEVGSYNMLSTPDGSRLAQIKNSQSKLEITIDKKSAPDFAAFLIEQLPALFEAHQTAKRNKKDV; the protein is encoded by the coding sequence ATGAGCCGGAAGAACCTCCTCTCCTCCCTGCATGGTGACAGCGCGACGCCGCCGCCACATTCCAGACCGTTCATGGATGCCGGCAAGTCGAAGCCCATGACGGCCGTTAGCAAGTCGCTTGGCGACCTCAATGACCGCAGTCGACGCGCCAGTGAGATCGAACGGCGGCTGGCGGAAGGTCAAACCGTCATCGACCTCGAGCCGCAACTGATCGAGCCTTCCTTCGTGCAGGACCGCATGGGAGGAGATATTTCCGGGCTTGTCTTATCGATCAAGGAGCAGGGCCAGCACGTCCCGATCCTGGTGCGTCCTCATCCGGAAAAGCCTGGTCGATATCAGGTGGCATTTGGTCATCGGCGTCTTCGCGCAGCTTTCGAAGCTGGCCTTCCAGTCAAGGCAGTTGTCCGCGATCTGACGGATGAACAACTGGTCATCGCCCAGGGCCAGGAAAACAACGAACGCCAAGATCTTTCCTTCATCGAGAAGGCGCGGTTTGCCGCCCGTCTTAAGGAAGACTTTTCGCGGGAAGTCATCATGTCTGCTATGTCGCTGGACAAGAGTACGCTCTCGATCATGCTTCAAATAGTCGATCTGCTGCCAGCCGAGCTAGTCGAAGCCATTGGCCCTGCTCCCGGCGTTGGCCGGCCAAATTGGCAGCAACTCGCAGCCCTCATGGACAAGGTTGAGGAGCCTTCTGAGGTCTGCACCTATGCGGAGGGTTTGGGCCACCTGGCTTCGGAGGAACGCTTCAGGCAGACCCTGGCACATCTGAAGCCGATCAATGTGGAAGTGGGCAGTTACAATATGCTGTCGACACCCGACGGGAGCCGGCTTGCGCAGATCAAGAACAGCCAGTCGAAACTCGAAATCACAATCGACAAGAAGTCGGCGCCGGATTTCGCTGCCTTCTTGATAGAGCAACTGCCTGCGCTCTTTGAGGCGCATCAGACGGCCAAGCGCAACAAGAAGGACGTGTAA
- the repA gene encoding plasmid partitioning protein RepA yields the protein MNTAKAKESRNSSLRFTIAEHASSLSTKLQEHQTNIFPPHARKGIRAFTPSEAAKLLGVAEGYLRTVAVDLEKKASEGGGIEFRPAVAGGRRMYSVQEISAIRAYLDRPGRTSGRYLPHRRDGEELQIISVMNFKGGSGKTTTSAHLAQYLALRGYRVLAIDLDPQASLSALFGNQPEVDVGPNETIYGAIRYDEERRPIQEIVRGTYIPDLHIIPGNLELMEFEHDTPKALLQRKPDDILFFARLQATIREVEDAYDVVVIDCPPQLGFLTLSALTAATSALITIHPQMLDVMSMNQFLSMMSALLEEIAEAGAEDRNNWMRYLITRFEPTDGPQNQMVAFLRSMFGEDVLVNPMLKSTAVSDAGITKQTLFEVERTQFTRSTYDRAMESMNNVNGEIESLIKATWGRS from the coding sequence ATGAACACCGCAAAGGCAAAGGAAAGCCGAAACTCTTCTCTCCGCTTCACGATTGCGGAGCACGCTTCGTCGCTTTCGACCAAGCTGCAGGAACATCAAACAAATATCTTTCCGCCCCATGCTCGTAAAGGGATCCGGGCCTTCACGCCGTCTGAGGCTGCCAAACTGCTGGGTGTCGCTGAAGGATATCTGCGAACCGTGGCCGTCGACCTCGAAAAGAAGGCTTCCGAAGGAGGGGGCATCGAATTCAGGCCCGCCGTTGCCGGCGGTCGGCGCATGTACAGCGTTCAGGAAATCTCAGCAATTCGCGCCTATCTCGACCGCCCAGGTCGAACAAGCGGTCGTTATCTGCCTCATCGACGTGACGGAGAGGAACTGCAGATCATTTCTGTCATGAACTTCAAGGGAGGTTCGGGCAAGACAACGACCTCGGCGCACCTTGCACAATATCTCGCGCTGAGGGGATATCGGGTACTGGCGATCGACCTCGATCCTCAAGCGAGCCTGTCGGCCTTGTTCGGAAACCAGCCGGAAGTCGACGTTGGTCCGAACGAGACGATCTATGGTGCCATCCGGTACGACGAAGAGCGCCGTCCGATTCAGGAAATTGTCCGCGGGACGTACATCCCTGATCTCCATATCATCCCGGGAAACCTCGAGCTGATGGAGTTCGAACACGATACGCCAAAGGCGCTTCTTCAACGCAAGCCGGACGACATTCTCTTCTTTGCCCGGTTACAGGCCACGATCCGGGAAGTCGAGGACGCCTACGACGTTGTCGTCATCGATTGCCCTCCGCAGCTGGGATTCCTTACGCTATCGGCGCTCACAGCGGCGACATCGGCTCTGATCACGATTCATCCTCAGATGCTGGATGTCATGTCGATGAACCAGTTCCTTTCGATGATGAGCGCGCTGCTTGAGGAAATCGCCGAAGCTGGAGCCGAAGACCGTAACAACTGGATGCGCTACCTCATTACGCGCTTTGAGCCTACCGACGGCCCACAGAACCAGATGGTCGCGTTTCTTCGCTCGATGTTCGGCGAGGATGTGCTCGTCAACCCGATGCTGAAAAGCACGGCGGTCTCTGATGCCGGAATAACCAAGCAGACCCTGTTTGAAGTCGAGCGAACGCAGTTCACGCGCTCGACTTATGATCGCGCCATGGAATCGATGAACAACGTCAACGGCGAGATCGAGTCCCTTATCAAGGCGACGTGGGGGAGATCATGA
- a CDS encoding lipocalin family protein, giving the protein MSLTDGCVAGYSTYRKGQVPDEVLVEDGCHVHTPQGRLKTIHGTGKIEDFGTTNAKMRVRYPFFIIFKYWVLYKSPDKAWFISANPSMTDLWIYSRTIPSKANLRRMVRKAADLGYDVRKLEFPAQ; this is encoded by the coding sequence ATGTCGCTGACCGATGGCTGCGTTGCTGGTTATTCGACCTACCGGAAGGGCCAGGTGCCGGACGAGGTTCTCGTTGAGGACGGATGTCACGTTCATACGCCACAGGGGCGCCTAAAGACCATTCACGGAACCGGCAAGATCGAGGATTTTGGAACAACGAATGCGAAGATGCGTGTCCGCTACCCGTTCTTCATCATATTCAAATATTGGGTTCTCTACAAGTCGCCTGACAAGGCCTGGTTCATCAGCGCCAACCCGTCAATGACCGATCTCTGGATCTACTCGCGCACTATCCCCTCAAAGGCGAACCTTCGTCGCATGGTGCGGAAAGCCGCCGACCTCGGCTATGATGTTCGCAAGCTCGAATTCCCTGCTCAGTGA
- a CDS encoding cyclopropane-fatty-acyl-phospholipid synthase family protein: protein MNMLAFAINTAERTPLSDGMTLAGIDFLCSRTRRKLAASPASDEQAFVDTMMHFPVAAHPHEANRQHYEVPPEFFALVLGPQRKYSCCLYPTSTTTLEEAETCALSETVEHAAIGDGMNILELGCGWGSLSLHLARKFPSSRITSVSNSASQRAYILNVAAKYGFTNLTVITADMNDFATDERFDRVISVEMFEHMSNWSVLLERVRAWLTSDGKLFLHVFTHKDRSYRFDPGDPADWIALHFFTGGIMPAHDLPHKFASLFNVEKEWRWSGSHYRRTALDWLNSFDERIDRIQPILREVYGKDASLWQRRWRLFFLATAGLFGHENGNVWGVGHYLLSPASTEYFA from the coding sequence ATGAATATGTTGGCTTTTGCCATAAACACCGCTGAGCGCACGCCCTTGAGCGATGGCATGACGCTTGCCGGCATCGATTTCCTCTGCAGCCGCACCAGGCGAAAGCTCGCTGCGAGCCCGGCTTCGGATGAACAGGCTTTCGTCGACACGATGATGCATTTTCCCGTCGCGGCTCATCCCCACGAAGCCAACCGCCAGCATTATGAGGTACCGCCCGAGTTCTTCGCCTTGGTGCTCGGTCCGCAGCGCAAATATTCCTGCTGTCTCTATCCAACGTCCACCACGACGCTGGAGGAAGCAGAGACTTGTGCCCTCTCCGAAACGGTGGAGCACGCCGCGATCGGGGACGGCATGAACATTCTTGAACTTGGTTGTGGCTGGGGTTCGCTTTCGCTTCACCTTGCGCGGAAATTCCCCAGCTCCCGGATCACGTCGGTGTCCAACTCCGCGTCACAGCGCGCCTATATCCTGAATGTGGCGGCTAAATACGGTTTCACCAATCTCACAGTCATCACCGCCGATATGAACGATTTCGCCACGGATGAGCGTTTCGATCGCGTCATCTCGGTAGAAATGTTCGAGCACATGTCCAACTGGAGCGTGCTTTTGGAGCGCGTACGAGCCTGGCTAACGTCGGACGGGAAGCTTTTTCTGCACGTCTTTACGCACAAGGATCGCTCATATCGCTTCGACCCTGGCGATCCGGCCGACTGGATTGCACTTCATTTTTTTACGGGCGGCATTATGCCGGCGCATGACCTGCCCCACAAGTTCGCCAGTCTCTTCAATGTGGAGAAGGAGTGGCGCTGGTCGGGTTCGCATTACCGCCGCACGGCGCTCGACTGGCTCAACTCCTTTGATGAAAGAATCGATCGCATCCAGCCGATCTTGCGCGAGGTCTATGGCAAGGACGCTTCGCTCTGGCAGCGCCGGTGGCGACTGTTTTTCCTCGCGACCGCGGGCCTATTCGGTCACGAGAACGGCAATGTCTGGGGGGTCGGCCACTATCTCCTGTCCCCGGCTTCGACCGAGTATTTTGCATGA
- a CDS encoding DUF1295 domain-containing protein, producing MTTAKLNDSGRTDMEVFLSIAVCLSLAMAGAWGLQRVTGLSGWIDTVWSLAVGSGGIAAVLVADGDFWRRMTVLALIGAWAARLACHIGARTRSGQEDPRYARLIQEWGETAAWRLFLFLQIQALAAFILVLAVHMAATNGAPFARAVDVVAILIGIVALVGEAIADRQLAQFRRTPAAKTETCEIGLWRYSRHPNYFFEWLFWCAWPLLSLSSSVSTFTSLLAPALMYWLLVHVSGIPPLEDHMLRSRGEKFRILQRRVNAFFPGPRRNGELP from the coding sequence ATGACGACTGCGAAGTTGAACGATAGTGGAAGGACCGACATGGAGGTTTTCCTCAGCATCGCAGTCTGCCTATCGCTTGCCATGGCCGGCGCCTGGGGCCTGCAGCGCGTCACGGGCCTCAGCGGCTGGATCGACACGGTCTGGTCACTTGCGGTCGGATCTGGCGGCATTGCTGCCGTGCTCGTAGCCGACGGAGATTTTTGGCGGCGCATGACGGTGCTGGCATTGATAGGCGCCTGGGCGGCAAGGCTTGCCTGTCACATCGGCGCGCGGACCCGTAGTGGCCAAGAAGATCCGCGTTACGCCAGGTTAATCCAGGAATGGGGTGAGACCGCCGCCTGGAGGCTGTTTCTGTTTCTACAAATCCAGGCGCTCGCCGCCTTCATTCTTGTCTTGGCCGTCCATATGGCTGCAACCAATGGCGCGCCCTTCGCGCGCGCGGTGGATGTCGTGGCAATCCTCATCGGCATCGTTGCGTTGGTCGGAGAGGCGATCGCCGATCGCCAGCTCGCCCAATTTCGTCGGACCCCTGCGGCCAAGACCGAGACTTGCGAAATCGGGTTGTGGCGCTACTCGCGCCATCCCAACTATTTCTTCGAATGGCTCTTCTGGTGCGCCTGGCCACTTCTATCCTTGAGCTCGTCCGTATCGACATTTACCTCCCTGCTGGCGCCGGCGCTGATGTACTGGCTCCTGGTGCATGTTTCGGGCATTCCGCCGCTCGAAGACCACATGCTGCGATCGCGCGGAGAAAAGTTCCGCATCCTTCAGAGGCGCGTCAACGCGTTCTTTCCCGGACCCCGTCGAAACGGAGAACTGCCATGA